The nucleotide sequence AAAGTCGAGATATCATCTCTTGAACTAAATATCCCCCTGAAAGACCAGAAATAGGGATAGCCATGACAATCATTATCAGTATTACTATCGGTACTATATTATTTATAAGAAACTTTTTACCCTTATTTTCCATTCTTTTTCCCCCCTTTCCTAGTCAAAGCATAGAGGATCATTCCATTTGAAATTATTATCCTCAGGGTTTCTGACATATCTGTTTTGACCAAGTTATTTATTACCGAAGGTGTCATTGTAAGGATCCCTTGGAATAAGAAAGTTCCTATCATTACGTTTATTACAGTTGCTTTATTTACAGAAGCTCCTCCTATAAGGATCGCTGCAATTGCCGGAAATGCCATATAAAATGGTGCTAAATACAGCTGGATAAATCCAAAACTCTGTTGATATACTATGATTCCTATAGCCGCTAACATCGTAGACATTATTACCGACTTAGTTCTTACTTTATCTATATTTACCCCAGTTGCCAGAGCAAATTTAGGATTAGCTCCTACAGCTTTCATTGCCAAACCTGATTTAGTTTTAAAGAATCCCCACATCAAGAATGCTAAAAAACCGAAGAATATTATCTCCCCAAAAGGTATCTTGTCTGCCATCGGGAAAATTTTATTCAATGCTCCCTGCCAGTAATTTTCTATACTTATTGTTGTACGAAGACCGGATCCTCCATATGCCCAGATCATATCCTGACTTTTAAAGGGTAATATAAGCCACATGATACACATAATTGCTACTGAAGAAAATCCTACATAGGTAGCGATCATCATCTCTCCACCCTTTACCCTATTTAATATCTGTGAATA is from Psychrilyobacter atlanticus DSM 19335 and encodes:
- a CDS encoding ABC transporter permease subunit encodes the protein MEKIKSYIETMGWPRVIIALFLLSMYVVAPFVGLNLGTSISDTLIRFGMNAILVLSLMPMIYSGTGLNFGLPLGVEAGLIGAVISVEMGLTGVLGFWGAIIMAIPFAVVFGWGYSQILNRVKGGEMMIATYVGFSSVAIMCIMWLILPFKSQDMIWAYGGSGLRTTISIENYWQGALNKIFPMADKIPFGEIIFFGFLAFLMWGFFKTKSGLAMKAVGANPKFALATGVNIDKVRTKSVIMSTMLAAIGIIVYQQSFGFIQLYLAPFYMAFPAIAAILIGGASVNKATVINVMIGTFLFQGILTMTPSVINNLVKTDMSETLRIIISNGMILYALTRKGGKKNGK